Part of the Zingiber officinale cultivar Zhangliang chromosome 8A, Zo_v1.1, whole genome shotgun sequence genome, AGGATTTCATGAGTTAATTACTGTAAATTTAGATTCACACATTTTGGATTAATGAACTCTATCAAGTTAATGGGACAATGTCCATCACGCAGAGTTGTACATCTCCATGACTTTGTTATGATATCACATGAGTTTTAGAAAACCTAGTGGCAATAAATCGTCAATAATATATTGTTTTTACCACTCACAGAATTGTAAAGCGTTTAAGATAACAATTCATTATCTATCTCACTGTTCTATTGATCCAGCATATCATGTACCATAATATGGATACTGAAGTTATATATACGCAAACAAAAGGTTGGTCTAGTGTTAAATGTCTCAAATAACATGTGTTTCATGTGAAAGTTGTGAGATATTTTATTGTGTCACTAGAATTAGTACAAGCATCTTACTTCATTACTCTGCCATCTTGGATTGAGTAGATGGATATTAAGCATATAATTCCAACAGAACGTATTTTCCACTCAACCTCTAATTCTATTGTAGCATATCTTGTACTAAATGTGTAgtatgatttatttttcttgttagTGTCGTCTAAGTTTTGCACATTCATTCCATTACTTTCCAAAATTTTATGGTTCTCAACAATTCAGTCATTTAGGacatttgtgttttcttctttttgataGTTATTAAATGCAAACCTTGGTTCACTTGGCTCGTAGATTATTGGACCTACACATACATGATGTTTCGAATTAAACTAATATTATTCAGAAATTAAATTTCTTCACATCAATGTTATAACTCTTGTCAAGTGTACATCTATATTGGAAGGTCTCAACAAAATGCACCACATTTCATTGTTGTATAGCATATCCACGTCATAATCGTCAAGTGTAGTTTGTCCTTTTTGGAGTcgatcaatcaatatatcaatcTTATTCCGCATTGAACTTTACACAAAGCTATATCTCTTGTAATATTAAATCAATCAAATCTTTTTTTGTTTTATTAACTAGAATTTTTTATCCCCTTCTATTTCTTATGACTCTTACACAACTAGATTCTACTTGTCTAAATATATAATCTGATCTCTTTTTGCCTTTTGAACATATCCCTACTATCTCAATGTATTTTCTCTCACTAAATCAGCATGCTTTCTCTCATTTTAGCATTGGACCTACCCCTAATTGCTCATGGACAAACTGATTGTTAACACCACTTGTTCAATCTTAACATTGCCatctctattatatatatataatttcttcATTACAtgatacttcttttcctttttgaacCAAAGCTCAATAGCCCATGCCAGGTTGTTAAAGGTGGTATGCTACCCTATACCAGCTGGGTACATGGTACATACCACCCAATCGGTGATACTTACTGGTTGTACTTGTACAGTAGGTTCGTAGTTAATAACCTGGAATTGGGTGATCTGTCTACTAATCTCTTGAGTAGGCTGATAGAAATTGATTGTACTGCTTGGTATTATGTGGTTTTGTACCCTTGCTTCACCTTTATAATTGTGATACTTACTGGTTGTACTTGTACAGTAGGTTCGTCGTTGATTATCTGGAATTGGGTACCTTCTTGATTGTACTTCTTGGTATTATGTGGTCTTCTACTCTTGCTTCACCTTCATAACGGTTTTAATTCTTAATGTATTGGGACCTTCTAGTTTTTATTTGTACCATTCAACCTCAATGTGGTTTGTTATAGTCTTTATTTGTACCATTCAACTTCAATGTGGTTTGTTGAGTAATATACCTGTAATGTTTCAATTAACTTCTAAACTTTTAATGTTTGAaaagcagccccagcagctgcaTATAGACCTAGGTGGAGTGGAGATGGCATTGCATATGCAATCTGCAGTTTCTTGGAGGTAGTCCTTTCAAAAAGTGGGTTGAGCCAATTAAGAATGTCTTATGTTAGTGACGTGCCCATACATTTCAAAGATCAAACCGACTCCTTGGCCTCCTTGTGAATGGGGGAATCTCTGTTGTACCTATGCGGCGTGCCAATGTTTCATTGATCTGCCTGATGGCATTAGCAGTAAAAATTTTGAACTTGGATCCAGATTGAGTATTAAATTTGAGATAaaacttgaaaattttaatattttatatagtATCTATAGTGTTTTACATCTGATTACTCTTGAATACTTTAATTTACACGATTCTACAATAGTCATCTCTTGATTTAAATGTATTTATCCTTTATCTTCAGGTTTTAGTTGTTCAGCTATGCCCATGCCCCATCCATATATGAACAGGAGGTATGAGGCAGAAAGGTATTAGGATATAGCATGACGATGTAGAAATGCCAACACATGGTTAAGCCTAACTTTGGCTGATGCCTTGTAACTTTCTGAAGTCGCTGGAATCTTTTAAGATCATTTGGTTTTAATATTCTTGGATAGTTTTTCCAGGCTGTCACTTctacaacaaaatattagaaaattttcagtTTACATAGATGACACTAATAATAAATGTTTCATTCGCCATCTTGCTATCTTGAAACTATGAGGCATTCTATTATACCACATCAAGAATGCTAATGAACTATGTTATTTAAATGTGTATAATGAAGTTTAATTGTTAGAGCATGAAGTCATTTCATTTTCATAAAGTAACTTTGTATTTGCCATACTAAACTTTGGAATGTGCTGGGATCGACATCAATCTCTACTACACTTTATACTTGGTAACCGTGGTGCTTGATCTTTCATGTTTTGAAAATCTAAATGTAGTAAAAGCTCAATCATTCAAGCTGTTGAATTACTTGTAATTTGTCGTACATGCAGGAGCTTGATTTCTCTGAGGAGTTGATACAATCATCTGATGCTCTGTTTGAGATGAGTCAGGGACAATGGGAAGGTTGCTTGCAGTCAGAAGTTTACACTGCAGAAATGCTTAATTTGATTGAGCGGACCCAGCCTGATTTTTGTGCTCCTTCAGGAGAATCACTTCGGCAGGTGGCATTTCGCATGACTGAATTTCTTAACAGGATGGTCCTGAGATTATCTGAGAAACTTGCAGTGGCTGATATATCAATCCATCGAAATGAGTCCAAGGAATTCTCACGGAACAGCTCAACTAATTCAATTCAAGATCGAGATGGGCTTCAATGGGATCTGCTTTACAGGCTGAACCGGCCATCCTTCCAGAAGAAGAAATCTGGTAAGAGCAGGCTTCAATTTGTGACTACTGGAGATAACGAGGCGGAGGAAGAGTTCTCCCCTAGGGAAGTCACTCATGGGAACCTCCTTTCAGATGGCAGTAAGAACACCGTTTCTTCTGTCGGAATCTTCACGCATGCAATCCCAATCAAATGTCTTCTCACTGGACTTCTGGAATGCAGTCCTATGGTGTCCCAAAAGCTCTCGATCGATGATTCTTCCGTGACAGTTCTGCATCATTCTCTAAGAACGGGATGGCAGATAAAGAGGCTTAACGACACAGCACATCTCAGACTTCTTTAGACTGGCACAGAGGATGATACCATGATGGCTATTCGAATTAATTGCTGCCTTAATATTTTCTGAAAGAAGTTCCCTAACATTATAGGAAGATCTTATCGAATGGGATGATTTATAATCATGATATCCAAAGCCTGAAAGTTTTCCAATTTAGATGATGGAAAGAGGATTGTCTCGGcgtatttatttctttttttaaaaaagaaacatGCTCCATAGGAGCTACAATTGGCACATTTGTGCATGTCGCTGGAATCAGTCAAATACCAACATGtattattcctttttttttttattgcattGTAATTCCTGAGTGTTTTGTTTAATCAACAATTATATGTGCAAATACTATGTTCTTTGTACATTTCTGATAATGATAGTCTTTGTGCATGGATGGAGCACGAGGGCGAAGAAAtaattttgtgttttttttttaatatcagaTGTTAGAGAAGACTATtttgacaataaaaaaaaattggggaGCAATTTGATAATAATCAAATGTTAAGAAATTATATTTCTGatgctaaaaatatttttattttaatattattatagtaattataaactaattattttaaattaactgaaTCGGAAATCAATcgaatttaaaaatttagttcGTTAAttcagattttattttatttttttaaattgagttcgatttttgattaatttgatatacttttaattttaaaatttgtaattCGATTATATTGAATAaaggtattaatttaattatttttatttaaaaatataattaattaaataaagtttaaatttgattaatttagttttaaaattttgattaattcggttgaaaatcaaattaattaatatttaatcagtTTGGTTTTTTTGAAGGAAAATTTGATTGGTTCATAAAAAATTCAGTTGGTTCAatttccaatttatttggtatttgaTTTTAACTAAATGCTCAACTCTACTTATAATTCTCGAGTACTAATATTGAAACTTGGTTATGAGATCTTGGATATGGTATGGTGATAAGTGACAAGGTGTTTTTACTAAACAATTAGAGATTAAAATTCACACAACTATGCAATATTTGAACAACTAATGACGCTCGAGCATCacataaattttattttctgaatttaTTTGATGGCTGAAATATAGGATTGAATTTTCTATCTAGAATTAATCAGATTGTAAGATTTAGATAGCTATTATGAGAAAAAAATCactgtttttctattttattctccCTATATTTTCATTCAAGTAAACACTAGATGAATTTAAATCGGTCTaaatgttttaattttgtttatcaTCATTTCACCATTGATAAAATAACACATTCtcgtaattttttaaatatattttaaatttaatataaaaatattcaaattaatatttgtcttGTAAACTAAAAAAACTAAATTAGAAACAAACATTTTTCAAATAGCTAAAATAAAGATGATCCAaacttttgatttttcaaaaaggCTGATAGAGTTTCTATCTTCAAAAACTTCAAAATGACAATGGACTATTTTTCCAttctagtaatttttttttaaagaatggtatgaaaagtaaatatttttaattctatttttttatttattcatatCATTTAAATTATACATTCAATCCATCCAACTAAACTCATCAAATTGCTCTcaaaattttatcaatatgtgattgattaaatatctaagatttaagttttaattatgatgtattataggatatttttttctaatggaaagataaatttaataatataaatatttttaaatttattatgatgatggatgaaaattttttatagaaCTTATCACAAATGGGATGATCAAACTTGAAGGGCCAAATTAGACAATACGAGTTGAACAGGTCGCACCCCAAGGGCTAACTTAATCGAATTAGACAGATGTAACCAAATCTATTATTACGGCCATAACCCAACATTAATCAAATTGGATTCGGTAACCGGAGTGAACGAACACGAGTGAACTAGTATCGGAGCTGCCTTGACGACCACGTGTCTGTTTGACCAGAAGAAGTTGGATTCCAGTCAACGGTCTAAATTCCCGGTCTCATCAGTTGAACGTTGATCACCGTTACGAGACGAGAAATGTCAATCAAATCCTTCCACTTGCTCACTTATGCAAAAGACTCTTTAAACTTTTAAGAATACCAACTTGCTCCAGAGAACGGAAGACCTTTTGTATTTGAATTGACATTTATTTATTGACGAGATATACGATAGCTTAAGTTAAGTATTCCAattgtaatttatttatttatttatagtataTAATGTGTTAAATTAAGCTCACTTAATTCAGTAAAATTAACCTTTATTAATCAGACCTAATTTTCccaaaaaacaaagaagaaagaaatttgCACCCATTAAATTGTTCAACTATGAATCACAGTCAAAGATTAATTTTCGTGATTCAAAGAAAACCACCAATCCATGAAACTAAAAATTCAATCTATTGTATTTAATTGGTTTAGCTAAATAtctgattattaaaaaaaatctagtcaATAGTAAATAGCAGCATGAAGTACTTTAAGAAATAATCCGGTAGTCGGAATACCTAGAAATTAAACATGATAAGTAAATTTATCCTAAGAGTTTCTTCATGCTACACGTGGCAATGCCAACTACCTAGATCCACAATCCAATGGGCTCATTTTGGCTAAATACTTTATTTTTATGATTATTTTAGTGtgatttttagattatttttaatttttactttATTCACATGTATTTTAGAGCTTAAGAGTTAAGAGACACCTTAAATATGCTTAAAGGTTATGGAAAATTACAAGTGTTTAATTTAAGATTGTGGGTTCAATTACAAGTATTTTTATGCACTTGGCATCTTAGGAGCTAGATTTTGATTTACAAGTGTTTAATTTAAGATTGTGGGTTCAATTAGGTACTTTTAGAGTAATATCCAATATCATACACTTATGATcctaacaaaaattttaaaattaatttatgaaaCCTCATGTGTTGTAAAAGATGATGACACTAATCCCATGTGTCTCTCACAATACTGAACCGTCTCTTAAGTGAGCTAGGGAAATTTATTCCATAAGAAATGAATCAGATTCAAACTTTGACAATTCTACCATCCGAGtatcaatttaattttatcttagGACACTTTATGAAACCTAAGGTTGAATATAGAAAtgcaaataattttaaattttatttataattaaaaatatctcttctaATGATTAtacataaaaaaagaaaaaaaaatattctcaaaaattaaaaagacACCTTGGGAATTTACCAAAGGATATGCATATATTTGAGAAAACCTCACTGAACCTTTGCCCCGGGCATGTTTAATATATCTATAGTTGATGCCATGAGCCAAGGCGTCATGAAATAATTGAAGATTAATTTGTCGAGTCAAAAGTTGCAAATAGAATAGACAAAGATGATGGACCTGAAGGTCCTTCCTACACCACAAAATAGATTATTAATTCAAtctattgattttttttccaCTCATTTGAACTCCTACATTTGACTTTCAAGCTGTTACTTTACACCTGTTTGTTTTCACCCCGTGGCAGTGTTTTTAACCATAATCGAAGTTGGAGTTAAAAATAATAATGACAAATAGTTAGGACCAAACAGAAAAAACCACAATCATCTAACGGAAAAAATATTGTATTTATTGGGCATTTTTGCTAATATGGTTCATGGCAGACTTTTTTATATatactatttaaaaattatttatgataaaaaaaaaatacatctaCCTCATTTTTGTTTTGACTGCCGCCTGATgaacaagaaaataaataaacagtcGAGTCTTTGAACCCTCTTCCAATCTGCCATTCCAATTTCCACTTCCGACGCGTTGGAATAGCGAAGGAGCTTGGTTTCTTCTTTCGCTGCGATAAGGGATCTTCCTCTTGTCGTTCCAGCTGCAATCTGGGACTAGTTTCCGTTTTCGATCGAAAAGTTTTAGGATTTGCGCTTGGTTTTGAGGGGTTGGGAGGAGAGAGAGGGCGCGGAAGATGAAGTCGCCGCTGAGGATGTTTCGAGGGATGAAGGTCAACAAGGTGGAGAGCAAGGAGGTGAAGCAGCAGCGCCGGCCCTCAACGAAACCGGACGAGCTGATCCGTGCCACGCAGGTGAGTGTTCGGGCCTTTTCGTTGGGGTTTCGACCGaatatgctttgaagatttgtcttttttttttttttttttttgctgtccTTTTGCTAAGCGGGGAAAATTTGTGATTTTTCACTTCGATTCCGTGCAAAGGTTCctttttctgcaaatttttcctttatttttttggCTAGAAACATTCAGAATTTTATTTTCAGCTTTCGGTTAAAGGATTTGCTTTTGATAGTAGATGGCTTAATTCCTGATATCTACTCCAGCGttctttgaattttcacctaCAAGTAGCGTTTGAATAACGGTGTATTAGTGCTATAAAAACATCAGGCTTTTGAGTCTCGACAACTTGGGCTGCATTACATTGTCATTAAACCATAATTTTCTGCCTTGAAATTTATTCTAGACTTTTGACGGGGCAAGTAGATGAAATTGTAGTAAAGGATATATAAAGTATGATTAGGTTGATGATTACAATGTTGCAAATTGTAATAACTCAAAAAATTACTGTAATAGAAAATAATATAAGCTGAAATAACTCCCATTCTTTACCATGTGATTGTAACAGTAAAAGTTGGTAACCTGATGTTCTCTGTTGGCAGGATATGCATGAGATGCGAAGCTGCTATGATAGTTTACTGTCTGCAGCAGCTACAACTGCAAATAATGCGCATGGTACTTCTCCATGGTCTATTTCTGGTTCAGAACAGATATTTAGTTTGTGATCCGTGGAATGATATAttttaactatgcttgtttatttgcAATTTGGTTCTAATTAGATTCTGGGACAAGATTATAACATATCATAGTTTGAGGCGGATGTGTGTGATTATTGCCCTATTAATTACTAGTTGAGGTTTAAGTAAGACTACAGTAGCATAACGTTTGATGAAAATGGTAGTCCTAATCCAGCTAATAAGTTTTGAGAGGAGAAAACAATGAGATAGCGATTTTTACACAAAAGGGCAGGAATGGGCTGGTTGTTGTTGTAGAACTGCAGAAGTTTCTTTGAAAGATTAAAACCATACATGTGTTATACTACTGTATGTATATGGTAGCATTCATGAAGGAGAACTCTTGTATTAAGAAGATGAATATAATTTACTGTCATATTGACCTAGTCATAACACAAGTTCTGTTTTATTTCAGAATTCTCTGAGGCACTGGAGGAACTGGGCACATGTTTACTTCAGAAAACTGCACTGAATGATGATGAAGACAGTGGTGAGCAGTTCCATCTTTTCTTTTTCCCATACATCACTTCAATAGCCACTATCTTAAAAGTCAATGGTCTGACTTAAAGCAATATCAATGAAGGCGCATGATATGTTGAACTGGTATTATGATACTATGATAGTTGAGCAGAAGATGATGTGATCCTGGTTATTTCTTCTTGAATTTATTGCCTTTACTGTGGATTCTTTACTCTTATGTTTCTAAATTCAACTCTACCATTCTTACTTTGCTTAAAATGGATATGCTTAGTCTTCTATAACTGAGCTATGTGTAAAATGGATTGCATTCAACCTGAAGGTTAATAACCTGATTTAGATACCATTGTAACATTCTTTTTATTCCAGAACAAGGATTAGCTACTAGGTATAcaaatatatatgaattaaagTATGTTTCAAGCTTTTGAACTACCAGATCCACTTTGATTACAGGTAGGGCTTTGATGATGATGGGAAAAGCACAGTTTGAGCTGCAGAAACATTTTGATTCTTATGTGAGTCTTCTATGCTGTGATATAAATGTATCAAAATCGTTCACTACTGGATGCTTTGATGTTAATGCGATGAATAATGTTATTTGTTTTGCAGCGCTCTCATATCTTGCATACGATGGATAAGCCATCAAGGTCCCTTCTTGGTGAGATTGAAAATGTAGAGGTGTGCTactcttttacttttcttttaattGGAAGACATCAACATGTGTATGATCTTCAAGTCAGAAATTCCTGGCCATTGGCCACATCTCATATGTGCTTTGGCTGAGACTGGATTGGTCACTAGACATCATACAATGTTGCTTAGGGTGACCCAGATTGGACTTTGCCAATACAATCCTTGTGAAAACGACCAGTTTAAAGATGACCAAACACTTTCTGCATATAGTATGATGTTACGTTGtcaccacttgaacaatgaattATAATCCTGTTGATGTTGCATTCTAATTTGTCATACCAGTGATTGTCATATGAATGTGTGATTTCCTTGTTGAAAACCCTTTATCAAGGATCATAGTTAAgagtgattaattttgaaaatggtaGATGAACAATAGAATCTAGAGATAAGGAGATCATTTGGGTATAAGAACTCCAGATGGTAAATTTAGCAAATGAATGATAAATTAATATGAGATGATGCTAAGAACTTCTCTTGTTGGTATTTCATATTGCCCCAGAAATGAGttccaaatttaaaatttaattatactatttaGTTGATAAGATTCTTTTCTGCTGCAGGAAATGAAACACTTATGCGATGATAGAAGGTATAAAATTGTTTCAAACTTACGATTTTGTTTCCATTCATGTTAAACATTTAGTTCTTAATTTGGATTTGTTCTTCAGAGAGACTTATAGAAACATAGAAGTGGCAAGTGGAGGAAAAGGGAGGTCATGTCATTTCCAAGAAAAAACCTCAACAAAGGAATTGCTTGAAGCTAAGGCTAATTATGAAGACGAGGCAGCTCGGTTTGTCTTTCGGGTAAAATCATTAAAGAGAGGtcaatttcaaagtcttttgactCAGGCCGCTCGCCATCATGCTGCACAGGTACTATTGACTTCTCATTCATGCATTAGGAATATGCTATTTCTTCATCAAATGTTATCCTTAATTCTCCCCTTTTCGGATTTCAGATAAGTTTCTTCAGGAACGGACTTAAGGCCCTTGAAATGGTTGAATCACAAGTTAAAGCAGTTGCTGACCGACATCATATTGATTACAGTGTCAGTGATCTTGAAGATGACAATGATGATGACACTTATGGCAGTGATGATGAgggattaagttttaattttcaaagaaGTTTCCAAGAACAGAATGTTGTTTATATATCTGGAAACTATATAGAGGTACGGTATTTTAATACAATGTGCatatatattatcttttttttt contains:
- the LOC122008195 gene encoding uncharacterized protein LOC122008195 yields the protein MGSSQSSQPGVEASDDDDDEEEVGVMSRNHPIIPSKEKVLEQEPEILPCRAAASPLSPQPSAAGTPRLLGPSIKVWDPCNVLLLPPPPPLALLPRGVAAMAADRITEVLLIAHGECAANLRTDLVGGRWTEAARLTSNGERQARALAVFLKSQGVRFDEVYTSPLDRARATSALVCRELDFSEELIQSSDALFEMSQGQWEGCLQSEVYTAEMLNLIERTQPDFCAPSGESLRQVAFRMTEFLNRMVLRLSEKLAVADISIHRNESKEFSRNSSTNSIQDRDGLQWDLLYRLNRPSFQKKKSGKSRLQFVTTGDNEAEEEFSPREVTHGNLLSDGSKNTVSSVGIFTHAIPIKCLLTGLLECSPMVSQKLSIDDSSVTVLHHSLRTGWQIKRLNDTAHLRLL